The Polyangium aurulentum genomic interval GATCCGCGTCCGCCCCATTTTCCAGTAGACGGAGCTGCCGTACGCGAGCCATCGTCCCCGGTGGTTGTCGGACCATTACGACGACCCATCCACAGGGGGATGCCATGTTGTTCAGTCTCTCGATCGAGGGACTCGGTGAGCTGCGCGTATTGCGGCTCGCGGGGCACGAGTCCATTTCAGACCTGTATCGCTTCACGCTCGACGCCGTCGCCCCCGCGTGGCTCGGCGCGCTCCCCGTCGATATCGCCGGCGCTCCGGCGCGCCTGACGTTCGGCGCTCCCGAGGCGCCACGGGCCATTTCTGGCATCGTCGCCGAGATTCGCCGCGGCTACGAGGTCAAGAACGGCGCACATCATCGGATCGTCCTCGTCCCCACCGTGGCGCGCCTGTTCTTGCGGCATGACTGCCGCATTTTTCAAGAGATGTCCGCGCCCGAGATCGTCGCAGCGGTTCTGCGTGCCGGTGCCATCCCGTCGGACCGCTATCGCTTCGCGCTCCGCGGCGCGTATCCGAAGCGCGCGTATTGCGTCCAGCACCGGGAGGCCGACTGGCATTTCGTGAGCCGCCTCCTGGAAGACGAGGGGATCCACTACTTCTTCGAGGAGAGCCCCGGGGGCGAGGTGCTGGTGATGGCCGACGCGCCCGCCGCGCACGCGCCCATCGATGGTGGCGGCACGCTCTCCTTCCGCACTCCGCTGGGCGCAATGGCTCATTGCGAGCACGTCTCACTCTTCGGGTGGACCGAGCGAATGGTGTCCGACGCGGTCACGCTGCGCGATTACAACTTCCTGAAACCGCTGCTGTCGCTGGAGGCCCACGCCAAGCGACAGCGAGACGCGTCCCTGCCCATTTACGACAGCCCCGGCGACCACGAGACGCCCGAGCGCGGCAAGGCTCGGGCGGCCGTGCGGCTCGAAGAAGCGCAGTCCCTGGAGCGCTCTGGAGAGGGCGAGAGCGACTGTCCGCGGCTCGTACCCGGTCGGACCTTCTTGTTGATGGATCACGGGGACGAGCAATCGAATTGCCCCTACCTCGTCACGCGCGTGGAGCATCGCGGAGCAGCGCCCTCGCCAGAGGCCGAGCTTGGCGGGGAGCGGGCCTCGTACGAGAACCAATTCGAAGTGGTGACGGCCGAGACTCCCTTTCGGCCCGCGCGTCGCACCTCGCGGCCCCGCGTCCACGGCCCACAAACGGCCGTCGTCGTGGGACCGAAGGAGAGCGAGGTGCACACCGACGCGCACGGGCGGATCAAGGTGCAATTCCACTGGGATCGCCAGGGCAAGAAGGACGAGCACAGTTCGTGCTGGATCCGCGTCGCGTACCCGTGGGCGGGCGCCGGATTCGGCGTGCTCTTCTTGCCCCGGGTGGGGCACGAGGTCGTGGTCGATTTCCTGGAGGGGGATCCGGATCGGCCAATGATCACGGGGAGCGTGCACCACGCCGCCCACGTGTCGCCCCTCGCGCTGCCGCAGCAAAAGACGCAGAGCGCGATCCGGACGCATACCGTCGGGGGCGAGGGGTACAACGAGATCCGCTTCGAGGACGCGGCCGGGCGCGAAGAGATCCGCGTCCGTGCGCAGCGCGATTATGCCGAGGTGATCGAGCACGACCGATCGGCCACGGTGAAGAACGACCGCACGCAGACGGTGCTCGGCAACGACGCCGAGACGGTGCGCGGAGACCAGGCCGTGACGGTGGAGGGATCGCGGACGGTCCACGTGCGCGGCAATCAACGGACCATCGTCCATGGAGTTACCGATCCTCGCGCGGAGGGCGCGCTGCGCGGCAGCCATACAGCCGTGCGCGGTGCTTACGGCGTGGATGCGTCGGAGACCGTGCGCGTGACAGCCCCCGTGCGGATCGAGCTCGTGGTCGGGGGCAGCTCCGTGACGATCGAGCCCGGCAAGATCACGCTGAAGGCAGGCGGCGGGGCCGAGCTCGTGCTCGACCCGAACGCGCTCTTGCAATCGGTGGCAGGCGCGCGCGTGCTGCTCGACGCCAATGCGCACGCGCAGGCGAGCGGGGGCGCCGAGGTGCTGCTCGACGGCAACGTGCTCGCGAAAAGCACCGCGGGGAGCAGCGTCGTGCTGGACGGCAACGCCCGCATGACCTCGACAGGAGGCAGCCAGGTCTCGCTCGACGCCAACGCCACCATGAGCAGCCCGGCGGATGCGACGGTGGCAGGCGCGAATACGCTGGTCGTCGCGGACGCGGAGGCCATCCTGGCGGGCGCTGGGGGCACGGTGGGCGCGAATGGGGCCGGCGTGAGCGCGACGGGTGGCAAGGTGGACCTCGGCGGCGGCGCGGTGAACGTCTCCGGCGGGACCGTGAAATTGAATTAATGAGAAGAGCGCCATGCAATGCTTGACGGACCCGCTCGAGCGCGTCGCGGAGGCGATGCGCGTCTTCATCGATCGGCCGGCGCTGCGGCTCTTGCACGTCACAACGGGGGACGCGATTCGCATCCCCGTGCTGGAGCACGTCATGGCCGCGGAGCACGACGCGGAAAACCTGTGCCCGTTCGTCTGCCTGGAGGCTCCCGTGGAGGAGGGCGACGACGGGTGGGGGATTCGCGCGGTGGAGCTGCGGGCCGATATGGAGGCGCTCTGCGAGCGTGAATCGACGGCGACCGAGGGGGCTGCCGAGGTGCGTCCCATGCCGGAGGAGGCGCGGGCAGGGACCGATCTCGGGCGCTTCCTCCTCGAGCTTCGGGCGGCGGTGCAATGCCTCGGCAAGCCCCTCGCGGGACTCGTGGTCGTCCTGTCGCCGGTATGGGTGCGCGACGTCGCGCGGTGGAAGGAGGACGTCCGGGCGCTTCTCGCACGGGAAGAGCTCGGCCGCGTGCGCTGGGTGCTCGTGGATCTCGAAGAGCCCATCTCGCTCGACGTCGCACGTGCGCTCGGCGCTTCGGCGTACCTCGTGGACGCGCGGATCGATGCCGCGGCTCTTCAGGAGGAGTCGGACGCGCTCGCCGCATCCATCGAATCGGCGCCGACTGGCGCGTGGGGCGCGCGCGCGACGGGCGCGGCAGGACCCGACGATGCGCCCCCGCCTCGGTACAATGCCCGCGCGCTCGATCCAGAAGAGCTGCGCGCGCTCGCCGAGGAGGCGAACCTGCCTCCCGAGGTGCTCTCGGTCGAACCCATGCAAAAGCTCCGCGCGCTCATCACGGGCGCGGCGCGCGCGGCGCGTAATCGAGATGCGGCCGGCGCCGTCGCGAAGCAGCGCGAAGCCCGGGCGTTTTGCAAGGGGATCGGCTGGCGCAAGGGGGCGGTGATAATGGCCTGCCTGCTCGGCAGCTATGCATTGCAGGCGGGGGCGCCGCGAGCGGCGCTCGACATCTTCACCGAGGCGCGCGACGAGGCCACGGACGAGGACATGGCCGAGCTCGCCGCGCAAGCCGAGATGGCACGGGGGGCTTGCTTGCTCCTCGAAAAGCGCGACGAGGAGGCGGCGCGATTCTTCGCCGAGGCGGGGATGCTCGCCGGTGAGCTCGGGTCGAAGGTGATGGCGATCGAGGGCTATCGCATGTG includes:
- a CDS encoding type VI secretion system Vgr family protein: MLFSLSIEGLGELRVLRLAGHESISDLYRFTLDAVAPAWLGALPVDIAGAPARLTFGAPEAPRAISGIVAEIRRGYEVKNGAHHRIVLVPTVARLFLRHDCRIFQEMSAPEIVAAVLRAGAIPSDRYRFALRGAYPKRAYCVQHREADWHFVSRLLEDEGIHYFFEESPGGEVLVMADAPAAHAPIDGGGTLSFRTPLGAMAHCEHVSLFGWTERMVSDAVTLRDYNFLKPLLSLEAHAKRQRDASLPIYDSPGDHETPERGKARAAVRLEEAQSLERSGEGESDCPRLVPGRTFLLMDHGDEQSNCPYLVTRVEHRGAAPSPEAELGGERASYENQFEVVTAETPFRPARRTSRPRVHGPQTAVVVGPKESEVHTDAHGRIKVQFHWDRQGKKDEHSSCWIRVAYPWAGAGFGVLFLPRVGHEVVVDFLEGDPDRPMITGSVHHAAHVSPLALPQQKTQSAIRTHTVGGEGYNEIRFEDAAGREEIRVRAQRDYAEVIEHDRSATVKNDRTQTVLGNDAETVRGDQAVTVEGSRTVHVRGNQRTIVHGVTDPRAEGALRGSHTAVRGAYGVDASETVRVTAPVRIELVVGGSSVTIEPGKITLKAGGGAELVLDPNALLQSVAGARVLLDANAHAQASGGAEVLLDGNVLAKSTAGSSVVLDGNARMTSTGGSQVSLDANATMSSPADATVAGANTLVVADAEAILAGAGGTVGANGAGVSATGGKVDLGGGAVNVSGGTVKLN